TAAATTTACTGATAAAGCCTGGGAAGCAATTGTTAAATCTCAGGATATAGTCCGTGCTTATCAACAACAGCAACTAGATGTTGAACATTTAATTATTGCCCTGTTAGAAGAACCCACTAGTCTAGCAATACGTATCCTGGCTCGATCTGAGGTCGATCCAATCCGCTTTCAACAGCAGCTAGAAGCCTTTATCCAACGTCAGCCCAAAGTTGGTAAAAGCGATCAGCTTTATCTTAGCCGTAGTTTAGATGTTTTACTAGATAAAGCTGAGGAAGCTAGAGTCAGGATGAAAGACTCCTACATTTCCGTAGAACATATACTTTTGGCTTTTGCTGAAGACGATCGCATTGGACGAAAGATCCTCAAAAGCTTTAGTGCGGACGCAGCTAAACTAGAAGCTACTATCAAAGCCGTTCGCGGTAGCCAAAAAGTAACAGATCAAAGCCCAGAATCGCGCTATGAAGCTTTACAAAAATTTGGCAGAGATTTGACAGAACAGGCAAAAGCTGGAAAACTCGACCCGGTAATTGGGCGAGATGACGAAATTCGGCGGGTAATTCAAGTATTGTCTCGTCGGAGCAAAAATAACCCCGTCTTGATTGGTGAACCTGGGGTAGGTAAAACTGCGATCGCAGAAGCTTTGGCACAACGGATGGTAAACGGTGACGTTCCCGAATCTCTGAAAAACCGCCAACTGATCTCTTTAGACATCGGTAGTTTAATTGCTGGGGCAAAATTGCGAGGAGAATTTGAAGAACGTTTGAAAGCTGTCCTCAAAGAAGTTATGGACTCTAACGGGCAAATTGTCCTGTTTATCGACGAACTACATACCGTAGTCGGTACGGGTTCCAGCCAACAAGGGGCAATGGATGCCGGAAATTTGCTCAAACCAATGCTGGCGCGGGGAGAACTGCGTTGTATTGGTGCAACTACCCTCGACGAGTTCCGCAAACACATTGAGAAAGACGCTGCCCTAGAACGCCGCTTTCAGCAAGTATTTGTCGATCAGCCAAGTGTGGAAAATACTATTTCCATTCTGCGGGGGTTGAAAGAACGCTATGAAGTGCATCACAACGTCAAAATTTCTGATTCGGCTTTGGTAGCAGCAGCAACCCTGTCAGCACGTTATATTAGCGATCGCTTCTTACCAGATAAAGCAATAGATTTGGTGGATGAAGCCGCAGCACAGTTGAAAATGGAGATTACCTCCAAACCAGCAGAATTGGAAACCATCGATCGCCGCCTCATGCAGTTAGAAATGGAAAAGCTGTCATTAGCTGGCGAAGAAAAGGGTACTCCCCAAACAAAAGAGCGTTTGGAGCGCATTGAGCAAGAAATCGCCAATTTAACTGAAAAACAGCAAATATTTAATGAGCAATGGCAAGGTGAAAAGCAGATATTGGAGGCGATAAGCGCCTTAAAGAAAGAAGAAGATGCGCTGCGAGTGCAAATTGAACAGGCGGAACGCGCTTATGACCTAAATAAAGCTGCCCAACTGAAATATGGCAAATTGGAAGGAGTACAGCACGAGCGCGAAGCTAAAGAAGCCAGCCTTTTAGAAATTCAAAACCAAGGTTCCACGTTGCTGCGAGAACAAGTCACTGAAGCTGATATTGCGGAAATCGTCGCCAAATGGACAGGAATTCCCGTTAATCGCCTGTTGGAATCGGAACGGCAAAAATTACTGCAACTAGAAAGTCATTTGCATCAACGAGTCATTGGGCAAGAAGAGGCTGTAGAAGCGGTAGCAGCAGCCATTCGCCGCGCCCGTGCGGGGATGAAAGACCCCTCCCGTCCCATTGGTTCATTTTTGTTCATGGGCCCCACAGGTGTGGGCAAAACCGAACTCGCCCGTGCTTTAGCTCAGTTTCTCTTTGATTCTGATGATGCCTTGGTGCGCTTAGATATGTCTGAGTATATGGAAAAACACTCAGTTTCTCGGTTAGTGGGAGCGCCTCCAGGATACGTAGGCTATGAAGAAGGCGGTCAACTTTCCGAGGCGGTTCGCCGCCGTCCCTACTCAGTGGTGCTGCTGGATGAAGTGGAAAAAGCGCACCCCGATGTGTTCAATATTTTGTTGCAGGTGTTAGATGATGGGAGAATTACTGACTCTCAGGGGAGAACGGTAGATTTTCGTAACAGCGTTATTGTAATGACCAGTAACATAGGTAGCGAACACATTTTAGATGTGTCTGGTGATTCTCAGTATGAAACGATGCGGAAGCGGGTAATGGAAGGTTTGCGATCGCATTTCCGCCCAGAATTTCTCAACCGCGTTGATGATATTATTCTCTTCCATACCCTAAATCGCACGGAAATGCGGCAAATCATCCGTATTCAACTCAAGCGAGTAGAAAATCTCCTACGAGAGCAAAAAATCTTCTTTGAGATATCCCAAGCAGCCTGCGATCACCTTGTCGAATCAGGCTATGACCCAGTTTATGGTGCGCGTCCACTCAAACGCGCAATTCAGCGAGAAGTAGAAAACCCCCTCGCCACCAAGTTATTGGAAAATACTTTTATCTCTGGAGACACGATTCTCATTGACAAAAATGAAAATGGTCTGTCTTTTAGTAAAAAAGTGCTGGTGAAGGTGTCAGTACCACAGATTGCTACATAGTCACAGAAGGCGATCGCTACATGAGTTTATATTTAGTAATCTATGTGCGATCGCTTTTAGTTTAAGCTGCTTAAAACTGAGGCTTAACATACAAATCCCATAATTCTTTTAAGCGCTTTGCATCTGATTCAGAAACTTGCCCGATCTTAGCTAGCAACAAAGATTGTTCTAGACAATCCAATCGAGATAGACGCACAGTTGAAGCAACACGCAAACCACTTGCAACCCAATCATTCAAAGATACATCAGTTTGTGTACGGGGTTTAGCAGATGTGACTACTGCGGCTACTAGATCATTTCCATCTAACCACAACACAAGTATTGGACGTTTTTTAGAACCTTCACCGCTAGTAAATGGAATATCTGCTACCCAAAATTCACCGGCTTGGATAGTCGTCATAAAGTCCTTCGTCTTGTGGTGCGTAGCCGTTCAAAAAAGCATTATGGCTGCGGGTGCTTTCGGTTTCTTTTGCTTTTTGTTGGATGGTAATTACCCAGTGCCCTGTAGTTATATTTTCCAGTATTGATTCTGGGAGATTCAATTTTTCCCCTGGTTTTAGTTCAATTTCATAAGTTAGAGTAGTCAATTCATTTTGCATAACTGCTAGTTACAATTTTCATAATATTTAGTGTAATTCAATTTAGGGGCGATCACTTTTAGTTTCAGCTAGTTTTTCAGTGGAAGTAAGAAAGCGATCGCTATATTTAAAATTAGCTAAAATCATCTGAACAATAAACTCTAATATCAAGGTCGTTTCATCAGCCCCTAAATTCAATTATTCTCAAGAAACTTATCGCAATTTGAACTAATTTTTGAAATCCCAATTTTTGCAACAAACTAGTGATAATTTGTTTATTTTGAATATTAAATATATTTTTCACAAAATCTGGATTGATTTCAATAGCCTTGTTAATACTTTTATTTCCTTCTTTCCAGCGACCTAATTTAATTAATGCAGCCCCCTTATAATACCAAGCATAGTGGTAATCAGGTTTAATTTTTAGTGCTTGGTCGTAAGATGCGATCGCCTCTTCATTGCGTCCTAAATTAGATAGTGCATGGCCCCGATTGTACCAAGCTTGGTGATAATCTGGTTTAATTTTCAGTGCTTCGTTAAAAGCGGTAAGTGCTTCTTCATCACATCCTAATTGCCCTAGTGCAAAGCCTTTACCATGCCAGGCTTCGTGTTTATCAGGTTGAATTGTTACTGTTCTAACGTAGGATGCGAGCGCTTCTTCGTACCGTTCTAATTTTCCAAGTGTATTACCTTGATTGTGCCAAGCCTCCTGATAGTCTGGTTTAATTTGTACCGCCTCATTATAGGATGCAAGCGCTTCTTCATAGCGTTCTAAATCCCATAGCGTAATTCCCCGATTGTACCAAGCTTGGGGATCATCTGGTTTAATTTGTACCGCCTCATTATAAGATGCGAGCGCTTCTTCATAGCGTCTTAGATTCCACAATTCAATTCCCTTGTTATTCAAAACTATGTAATCATCAGGTTGAAATTTCAGTGCTTGCTCAAAGGAGGCAAGTGCTTCTTCATAACGTCCTAAATTGCGTAATGCCTTACCCTGATTATTCCAAGCCTGGTAGTAATCAGGTTGAAATTTCAGTGCTTGGTTGTAAGATGTTATCGCTGCTTCGTATTCCTTAGCAGCGTCTAGTAAATTCCCCTGTTCAACTAGTAAACCTGCCTTCCGACTCTCTGGCTGATCTTTTTCTGTCAACAAGTCTTGAATTTCTATAACTTTCTCAATTTTTTGTTCAGAGCTGAGTTTCAAATATTCCTCATAGTCTCCTTCCAACAGCAGGCGAGTTGATTCTTGTTCTACCACCTCTGGCGCTGTAGGTAATTCAAATACTCCAGAACGCCAATCAAAAAAATCTGGGGCGCGATGAATAAAATAGTTTATCGAAAAAGAACGTAAAAGAAAAACAAAGCTAATTGGAAAGTCATCTCTAAAGCGTTCTCGCTGTTGGTTTAAGTGATTTAAAATATGCGGAACACTGATTAAATTGCTAAATTGTCCTTCTGTAATTTCCCCAAAACTTCTTTTTTCATACTTATATAAAGAATATTCCAGACCTTTAATCAATAAAATATCAACTTGCTTGTCTTTAACAGACTCTGCGACTGGCTGATATAAATTATCAATTGCCTCAACAAAGCGCAAAACTGCAATCTTCTTCTGCGGAATCTCCTGCGGAAGTTTGATAATTAAATTGTCTGCTTCTACAGGTGTACATTGGACGAAAAACAAACCAAATCCTGATTTTCGCCTCAGTGCGCGAAGCAAGTCTTGATAAGCTTCTTCTGGTTCTGGGGGTAAATCATCATCCCAATCGCTTAAATTTGGGTTCATGAAAGTTTCGCTACGGCTTCTTTAAATTCTGGAATTCCTTGAATCAATGGATGAATATCATACCAACGCTGCATTTCTCCATCATCATCCAAATAACGGTATTCTAAAAGACAGCGATTATACATTAAACTCCGATACAAGTCATCATTAATAATGCGCTTAGAACAAGAGACTTCCGCTAACAGACACCATTGATGATTTTCCACAGCGCGGCGATAAGTATCTCTAGCTTGAGTAATTGCTCGTCGCACCGCCTTTTCTGAAACAGGTAAGTCTTCAGAACGTCCAATGGCATCTTGAGTTAACAATAGCAAATTCCTCACATGACCTCCACTCATCAAACAAAGTCTGTCTAAGGTTTGGGGACTGTCAAAAATTTCCGTTTCTAGTGATAGTTCTGGTGCAATTTGCCGGACTCGTTTCTTAATTACTTCCTTAACTTTTTCGAGTCCTGGCTGATAAACGTTTCCCTCGAAAGTTTTTACCATAATCATCGGCAAAATTTGGGGATCGCCGTAAATATCTCTAAGGTCTGTTGCCCTGGTAGAATAGACCATTGAAATGGGGACAGTATAAATCAAATGGCAATCTAAAGCTTGGAGTTGTTCGCTACGGTCTAAAAAGACTTCTTCATAGTTGGTGCGTTCTGCGTCTTTAACTAACACCATCCGGTCTAAGTTATCGACAATTACCGCCAGTTTCTTGTAGCCATTAGGTAAGTGCTGTTTTGCATCCACCAGGAATTCATTTAAAACCTGAATTAAAGTGACAGTGTAAGGATCAATTTTTTGGCGAATCTTCTGGCGTAATTCAGGAACAGCCCTTAAATTTGCGGTCAACTTGGCGAATTGAGTTAGCTGGGCTTCTACTCCCAGACTTTCAAATTCTATGGGAGTCTGCGCCAAATCTTTCAAATCTTCCCAACGACCTTTCAACCAGTCGAGTATAGGACGAGGACTAGCAATTCCTTTTAAATCTTTGAGCAAACGGCGGGTACAGGCGAGGAGTATATCTGTATATTGGGCATCTTCAGAATCGATATCCTCTTCATCAGCCGCAAAATACACAACATAAAATTCCCGGTTTTCTAAATATTTCTTTAACCTGAGTAATTCTGTAGACTTCCCCGCACCCCGATGACCGGAATACAATTGACAAGTATTTGTATCTGCTAATCGCATCCGATTTCCCAACTCTTGTTCAATATCCGCATCTCCGCGCACATCCTGACAATCTACATATTTTGGATCGCCTGCGGGTAAGGGTTCAAAGGGGTTAAAAGCATTGTAGAGTTTTGCGAGTAAGCCAGAACTATTAACCATAGGTAAAAAATATAGCAATGTTGTTCATAATAAGGGAGATTATAGAAAGTTGAGTGTCTGGCAAAAGAAGAAATTACAGGACTTACGCATTTAAAATTTGAAGCTCTGAAATAGTTTACTCACCTGGGTTTTCGCGTCAGTTTTACCCCACCCTAACCCTCCCCGTATGTATTGGCTACGGTGTACACACAAGTTTGCCAAGGGGGAGAACCGGATATTTCCCCCCTTGCCAAGGGGGGATTAAGGGGGGTAAATCCAGGGTTTGGGCTTTATTGCCAAGATAGTGTGTACACCGTAGCTAAAAAAGGGGGGTATATTTTATGCGTAAATCCTAAATCATTAAAAAGTAAAATATATCACTAATATGTTCAATTCATCGGCTCAGTGTGCTGTTATTTTCACTAGTTTTACGGGAATCCTGTAGTTGTATACCCACCAAATTAGTCAGTCCATCAGGTTAGGTAAGCATTGTTTATGCAACTCATAACTTCGTTAGATATTAGAAATTCAGAATATTTGTCTAAAGATCGGCTTATTAGTTATCACCATCAATTGCGTCTAATTTTTTCGCTGGGTAATCAAGTAAAAAACGTTCTGGAAATTGGGATTTTTAATTCTCTGTTAACAGACATCTTGAAGAACAATGGATACAACGTCACTACTGCTGATGTCGATCCCAACCTCAAGCCAGAAATGATTTTGGATTTAACTACAGATTTTTCGTTGCCAAAAGATAAATTTGATGCCATTGTCCTGTTTCAAGTGCTGGAACACTTTCCTTATGAACAGTCAGAAGAAGCGCTGAAAAAACTGGCGGAAGCAACAAAGAAATTTTTGGTAATTTCTATTCCTTATTGCACTCAATACTTGTCCTTTCAGATCAAAAGCTCTTTCTCAGGTAGACCAAGGTATTTATTACTCAGTGTGCCAAAATTCTGGAGTACAAAGCCAGTATGTGACGAGCATTACTGGGAAATGGGTTTGAAAGGATATCCCAAAAAGCGGATTTTAAACTCTGTTGCCAACGCTGGGCTAACTGTCAAGCAAGAATTTATCGATCCTAGTTACCCGTATCACTATTTTTTGGTGTTAGAAAAAACCAACAATATTTAGACGGCAGTCTGTGAGGAGAGACGCGATTAATCGCGTCTGTACTAGGAAGTAGGGAAATCCGAATCAGAAATGGGGGCAAACAATGCTCAAAAAAAGTGCGATCGCCTAAGCTATGCTTTTAAAATCCTAATTGGTATCATGTCCTTCTGTATTCTCCGGGTTTATCCTGGAAAGCAGAGGGTTAGGTTGTATTAGCCACTATCATCATTTCAGATACTAACATCGGAAATTACCAATTATGCTAGAACAAGGCACTATCAGTATTCATACTGAGAATATTTTCCCGATCATTAAGAAGTCTCTTTACTCAGATCACCAAATCTTTTTGCGGGAACTGGTATCCAATGCTGTAGACGCTATCCAAAAGCTGAAAATGGTATCCCGCGCCGGAGATTACGCTGGAGACATCGGCGAACCGGAAATTGAAATTGCCATTGACAAAGATAAGAAAACTCTCTCCATATCCGATAACGGTATCGGGATGACCGCAGATGAAGTTAAGAAATATATCAATCAGGTTGCCTTCTCTAGTGCTGAAGAATTTATTCATAAATACGAAGGCAAATCAGATCAACCCATAATTGGCCACTTCGGTCTTGGTTTCTACTCTTCCTTCATGGTGGCGCAAAAGGTAGAAATTGATACCCTCTCCTACCAAGAAGGGGCGCAGGCGGTTCACTGGACTTGCGATGGTTCCCCAGCTTTTACCTTAGAAGATTCGTCCCGCACAACTCGCGGCACTACTATTACCCTCAGTCTGCAAGGCGAAGAGGAGGAATTTCTAGAATCTGCACGGATTAAGAATCTTGTCAAGACCTACTGCGATTTCTTGCCAGTACCAATAAAACTAGAGGGTGAAGTATTAAATAAGCAAAAAGCACCGTGGCGAGAGTCTCCAAGTAATCTGACTCAAGAAGATTATTTAGAGTTTTACCGTTACCTGTATCCTTTTCAGGAAGAACCTTTGTTGTGGGTACATTTAAATACTGACTATCCTTTTATCATCAACGGGATTCTGTATTTTCCCAAAATGAGGCCGGATGTAGATGTTACCAAAGGGCAAATCAAGCTATTTTGTAATCAAGTTTTTGTCAGCGACAACTGCGAAGAAATTATCCCGCAATTTCTGATGCCGATGCGGGGTGTGATTGATAGCACCGATATTCCGCTAAACGTATCGCGGAGTGCCTTGCAAGGCGATCGCACCGTGAAGCGAATTGGTGACTACATTGCTAAAAAAGTAGGCGATCGCCTCAAAGAACTTTTCCGCGATAATCGCGAACAATACATCAGTGCTTGGAAAGATCTCGGAACCTTTGTAAAATTCGGCGTTCTCAACGACGATAAATTCAAAAAACAAATTGAAGACATCATCGTCTTCCGCACCACCGCCAAGCTGACAGAAAAAGTTGCTGCTGAAACTCCAGTGGTTGAAGTCCAGTCTTCAGACGGCGATGCTTGGCAAGATGTGACTCCTTCACCCAGTGCTGAGAACTCAACCCCCAGCGCTCCCTATACTACGCTGAAAGAATATCTAGAACGCAACAAAGAACGCAACGAAAACCGGGTTTTCTACAGTACTGATGAAGCAACCCAATCTACATACATAGAACTGCACAAAAATCAAGGATTGGAAGTCCTATTTATGGACTCCTTCATTGATACTCACTTTATCAACTTCCTAGAGCGGGAATATCAGGATGTCAAGTTTACGCGGGTAGACTCAGATTTAGACAATACTCTGCTGGAACAAGATAAAGATAAGGAAATTGTCGATCCTAAGACGAACAAAACCCGCAGTGAGACGATTAAAGAGTTATTTGAGAAATCTCTCAACAAACCCAAACTCAACATCCGTACCGAAGCGTTGAAGTCAGACGATCCTCAAGGTACACCACCTGCGATGGTGCTTTTACCAGAGATTCTTCGCCGCCTGCGAGAAATGAATGCCATGATGCAGCAGGGAACAGCAGAGTTTCCTGAAGATCACATTTTGCTCGTGAATACTGCTCACCCGCTTATTCAAAATCTGGCAAATCTGAACCAAGGTACTATTATTCAAGGTGACGGTCAATCATCTACAGATCAGTTAGTGAACTTAATTTGTCAACACGTTTATGATTTAGCGCTGATGTCTCAAAAAGGATTTGACGCTGAAGGAATGAAATCTTTCGTCGAGCGATCGAATGAGGTACTCACCAAACTGACTGAACAAGCTAGTAAATAGTTGGGAATGGGGAATTGGGTATGAAGAAGAGACAAGGGAGATAAGGAAGAGGGGGGAGACTTGTTCAATAATTCCCCCTTGTTCCCCTTGTCCCCCTGCTTCTTGTCCCCCTGCTCCCCTTCCCCTCATCTCCCCCACTCCCTTTTCCAGTTCTGCTGTCTAAGACATAGAATGGAAAGGCTGTATTAAAATAACAATCTGGAGATACTTGCTATGTCTCGTCGCTGTGAACTAACTGGTAAGAAGGCAAATAACGCCTTTGCTGTTTCTCACTCCCACCGTCGTACAAAACGCCTTCAGCACGCCAATCTGCAAAGCAAGCGTGTTTGGTGGCAAGGCGGAAATCGCTGGGTAAAATTAAAGCTGTCCACCAAAGCAATTAAAACCCTAGAAGTTAAGGGGTTAGAAGCAAAAGTGTTGAATGTTAAGAAAAATCCGATAAAAACAGCCCAAAATATGTTAAATTTTGGGCGGAAGATTAAAGTATATCTATTTAATAGTGATTATAAATTCATTTCCCAAGATTGTCAAAGATATCTTGAGAGGACTGCCAAAAAACGATTATCCAGTATTGAACAGTCGTCTGTTCTTTGAGTGCTGGTTATCTTATGCTATGGATAACAGCTTAACAAGTATGCGAGATTTATTTAACAGATTAAACAACACAGGATTTCCGGTAGATATTTCTACTTTCTCTAAAGCAAACTTACATCGAAGTCAAAAACCTTTTCAAGAAATTTACCAAAAATTAAATGAATTAGTACAGAAGAAAGTTCAAAAAAAGTTACATGATAAATATGCAATTTGTCCAATAGATTCAACAATTATTACTCTCACAAGTAAATTGTTATGGGTACTAGGACACCATCAAGTAAAACTTTTCAGTTCTCTAAATTTAGCTACTGGAAGTCCATCAGATAACTTCATAAACTTTGGACATGACCATGACTATAAATTTGGTTGTAAAATGATGTCTAGTCTACCAAATAATGCTGTTGGTGTAATGGATAGAGGTTTTGCTGGATTAAAATTTATCCAAGAATTAGTCCAAGAAAACAAATACTTTGTTTTGCGGGTAAAAAACAATTGGAAGTTAGAATTTGAGGAGCAAACTGGATTAATTAAAGTTGGTGCATCTAATGATGCTCAAGCCTATAGAGTGATTAATTTTTGTGATTTAGAAACGAAAACTGAGTTTCGATTAGTAACCAATTTACCAACATTAGGAGAGGCTGCCGTTAGTGATTATGAAATCAGGGATATTTATCGATTGCGTTGGGGAGTTGAATTGTTGTGGAAGTTTTTGAAAATGCACTTAAAACTTGACAAGTTAATTACTAAAAATGTTAATGGTATCACCATACAAATTTACGTTACTTTAATAGCTTATCTAATTTTACAGATATTATCTGTACCACAACAATGGGGACATACGCTATTAGATAAATTCCGCTATTTACAATCTTGTATGTGTCAGAAAATAAGTTATGTTCATTGGTTTGAAGAGATGATGTCATGTTGACTATTTTAGGCTTTTTAGAGTTAGTGTAACTAGATATGTAAACTTTTGTATCAGCATTCAACATTTCTGGGTTAGAAGCAATGGCAAAAGAAGCTGGTATTAACCTGAATCATTACTAATTAACCTGGGATTTTAGAACCTGAGACTATGTACGGGAGACAGGATAAGCGGCTTTGCCGCTATTCATCCTGGTTCCCTACCAAAATAGAACTGAAATTAGTGTTAGGCGACTCATTACCCAAAATTAATTCTAAATTACGAATTACGTTAGCGAGTCATCAAGCATCATTACGAATTATCCCTGTTGTATTTGCTTTTGTACCCAAAGACGAAAAGCTTTGAATGTTGCATTTCTGCCTCCGGTTATACTTTGCTCAAGATATTGAGTAATCGCTTCACCTAATTTAAATTGAGGAAAATTTAGGCTTTGCTGAGACTCTACATAATGACCATTTTGTAGAACATTAATTTGGAGCTTTCCTTTATTAAAACGCCAAAGTTCAGGTACTTTTAAAGCTTCATAAATATTAGGATGAGTGCGAGAAGTAATGTCAACTTCTATAGCTAAATCTGGAGGGGAGTCTACTGTTAAGTCTAGACGCTTCTTCCCACGAATCTTAGATTCATTTTTTATATAGAAAGACTGGTCAGGTTCTATACCTTGAGCCATTGCTTGGTTTTTGAAAGTTGTAGAACCAAGACTGATGAACTCAGTATTTAGCTCTTGCAGAAGCGCTTTGACTAAATCGCCAATAATTTCTTTATCATATTCATGTTCTGGCAGTGGTGCCATAATCTCCAGTATTCCCCTGTCATAAGCAATTCGTGCTACACGGTGTTCGCCTAAATCCTCTAGAATTGTTTCCAATTCCTGCCAGGTTACATCTCGCACTAACACTCTTTGTCCTGGTGGAACATGGATGCGCTTTAATTCCAACAACATCATCTCCACTCCCAGTAGCTTATATCTAAATTTAGCTTACTCTACTAATGCATTGCTCTAACTCTTCATACAAGTGTTAGCAGAGGAGCATACTTTAAAGAAAAAACCTCTGGGGACTCCAGAGGTTTTAGTTCCTGATTTAGTTTCTACTGGTTACTACAATTTGTCCTCAGTCATTTCCAGATAGAGAAGAAAATTATTTGATTTGAAACTAATTACGCCTAAGCAATCAAAGTAATTAAGTGCTTAAATATACTAATAAACAACTAAGGAATGACCTTGCACAAATCTTTATTGAACCAGAGGAAATTGTCAACTTTTTCAAAAATTTAGTAAAACCTATCTTTAGCTAGAGCAAATTATTCGTAAACACGTCTAGAAATCCTTTTTTGCGAAACTAGAATATTTTCATACTATAGATAGATATCTACATCATAAATATGGTAGATAGTAATGGATGTAGTTTTACTACTATGGACAGATGTAGACTTAATATTAATTCATAAAGTACTGTATTTTTTGGCAACCAATAAGTTAGGTCTCTTGCAATTTGTTCCGATAATAAATTTTAAATGAGCAATTATTATTAGAGTTTAAACTCTATGTTAAACTCTTACTCTTTTATTCAAATAATTTGTAATATTTTAGTGAAATTATTATCAAGCTTTGATAAATATTTTTTATTTTTTGTAAAAACTATTGACTAGATGTAGGATTATCCTTAAATAAGAAATAGTGGATTAAGATAAAGTTTGAGTAGCTGTCACTTCGGCGTTGCAATTTTATTCGAGATAGGTTCAAATTTAGGACTATCTACTGATGAGAAAGTCACTAGTTTTAGATAGCCTAAGAAGTAGATTCATATTCATACCTGACCTTGACTG
The Nostoc punctiforme PCC 73102 genome window above contains:
- a CDS encoding class I SAM-dependent methyltransferase, which translates into the protein MQLITSLDIRNSEYLSKDRLISYHHQLRLIFSLGNQVKNVLEIGIFNSLLTDILKNNGYNVTTADVDPNLKPEMILDLTTDFSLPKDKFDAIVLFQVLEHFPYEQSEEALKKLAEATKKFLVISIPYCTQYLSFQIKSSFSGRPRYLLLSVPKFWSTKPVCDEHYWEMGLKGYPKKRILNSVANAGLTVKQEFIDPSYPYHYFLVLEKTNNI
- a CDS encoding tetratricopeptide repeat protein; this translates as MNPNLSDWDDDLPPEPEEAYQDLLRALRRKSGFGLFFVQCTPVEADNLIIKLPQEIPQKKIAVLRFVEAIDNLYQPVAESVKDKQVDILLIKGLEYSLYKYEKRSFGEITEGQFSNLISVPHILNHLNQQRERFRDDFPISFVFLLRSFSINYFIHRAPDFFDWRSGVFELPTAPEVVEQESTRLLLEGDYEEYLKLSSEQKIEKVIEIQDLLTEKDQPESRKAGLLVEQGNLLDAAKEYEAAITSYNQALKFQPDYYQAWNNQGKALRNLGRYEEALASFEQALKFQPDDYIVLNNKGIELWNLRRYEEALASYNEAVQIKPDDPQAWYNRGITLWDLERYEEALASYNEAVQIKPDYQEAWHNQGNTLGKLERYEEALASYVRTVTIQPDKHEAWHGKGFALGQLGCDEEALTAFNEALKIKPDYHQAWYNRGHALSNLGRNEEAIASYDQALKIKPDYHYAWYYKGAALIKLGRWKEGNKSINKAIEINPDFVKNIFNIQNKQIITSLLQKLGFQKLVQIAISFLRIIEFRG
- a CDS encoding type II toxin-antitoxin system PemK/MazF family toxin, with the protein product MTTIQAGEFWVADIPFTSGEGSKKRPILVLWLDGNDLVAAVVTSAKPRTQTDVSLNDWVASGLRVASTVRLSRLDCLEQSLLLAKIGQVSESDAKRLKELWDLYVKPQF
- a CDS encoding AAA family ATPase: MVNSSGLLAKLYNAFNPFEPLPAGDPKYVDCQDVRGDADIEQELGNRMRLADTNTCQLYSGHRGAGKSTELLRLKKYLENREFYVVYFAADEEDIDSEDAQYTDILLACTRRLLKDLKGIASPRPILDWLKGRWEDLKDLAQTPIEFESLGVEAQLTQFAKLTANLRAVPELRQKIRQKIDPYTVTLIQVLNEFLVDAKQHLPNGYKKLAVIVDNLDRMVLVKDAERTNYEEVFLDRSEQLQALDCHLIYTVPISMVYSTRATDLRDIYGDPQILPMIMVKTFEGNVYQPGLEKVKEVIKKRVRQIAPELSLETEIFDSPQTLDRLCLMSGGHVRNLLLLTQDAIGRSEDLPVSEKAVRRAITQARDTYRRAVENHQWCLLAEVSCSKRIINDDLYRSLMYNRCLLEYRYLDDDGEMQRWYDIHPLIQGIPEFKEAVAKLS
- the clpB gene encoding ATP-dependent chaperone ClpB: MQPTDPNKFTDKAWEAIVKSQDIVRAYQQQQLDVEHLIIALLEEPTSLAIRILARSEVDPIRFQQQLEAFIQRQPKVGKSDQLYLSRSLDVLLDKAEEARVRMKDSYISVEHILLAFAEDDRIGRKILKSFSADAAKLEATIKAVRGSQKVTDQSPESRYEALQKFGRDLTEQAKAGKLDPVIGRDDEIRRVIQVLSRRSKNNPVLIGEPGVGKTAIAEALAQRMVNGDVPESLKNRQLISLDIGSLIAGAKLRGEFEERLKAVLKEVMDSNGQIVLFIDELHTVVGTGSSQQGAMDAGNLLKPMLARGELRCIGATTLDEFRKHIEKDAALERRFQQVFVDQPSVENTISILRGLKERYEVHHNVKISDSALVAAATLSARYISDRFLPDKAIDLVDEAAAQLKMEITSKPAELETIDRRLMQLEMEKLSLAGEEKGTPQTKERLERIEQEIANLTEKQQIFNEQWQGEKQILEAISALKKEEDALRVQIEQAERAYDLNKAAQLKYGKLEGVQHEREAKEASLLEIQNQGSTLLREQVTEADIAEIVAKWTGIPVNRLLESERQKLLQLESHLHQRVIGQEEAVEAVAAAIRRARAGMKDPSRPIGSFLFMGPTGVGKTELARALAQFLFDSDDALVRLDMSEYMEKHSVSRLVGAPPGYVGYEEGGQLSEAVRRRPYSVVLLDEVEKAHPDVFNILLQVLDDGRITDSQGRTVDFRNSVIVMTSNIGSEHILDVSGDSQYETMRKRVMEGLRSHFRPEFLNRVDDIILFHTLNRTEMRQIIRIQLKRVENLLREQKIFFEISQAACDHLVESGYDPVYGARPLKRAIQREVENPLATKLLENTFISGDTILIDKNENGLSFSKKVLVKVSVPQIAT